GACAAAAGAACATAGACTTCAACTGCTAACAACAGTTAcaacttaattatttttcagatttattttacaacaacaatactctTTTATATCATATTTTCGTGAATCCAATCGAGATTATAGAATACCTTAGCATAACCGTCGGGACGCGACGTACCACAACCAATGACGACGAAACCAGCAACTCCCACCAATTCACCATTGTATGTTGCCGGACCGCCAGAGTCACCATTGCAAGCACCTGCGCCTCTAGGATGATTCAAGCACAACAGAGCATCAGAAGACATCAAAATCTTACGGAAACATTCACGCTTGCTAAGCGCTGCAACGGTATTCCATTGCATTAGAATGGGCAAAGTGTCACCATTATTCTCGGTAAGACCCCAACCGGAAATGATAACTTCAGCACCAGAGGGCACTTCACCGGTGGACAACGGAATTGCTTGGATTTTCGATGAGAATGTCAAAGGCTCCTCCAACTCCAACAAAGCCAAATCATTTTCGACGCTAGCATAACCCTGATGGACTACGACGCGCTTCACTTGCACGATGACGCCGCCGGCAATGCGGTTGTGGGTGCCAGCACGGATGGTGAAATATTTAGCATCATAACTGTTTcgaattaaaaatgataaataatatataatattaatatcataCCCGTCCAATATACACTTTCTACTCACGGTGTTGTGCCACTTTCGACCACACAATGCGCTGCTGTCAATATGTAATTGGAAGCGATAATCGAACCGCCGCAAGTGTGGCGATGTTCCCTACGTAGTGAAATTTGATGTGGGAATTGTGCTGAAACCGCGTCGAAGCCACCCACTACACGTCCCGTGGGATTGGCTGTAACCGCCACGAAGGTGACTGCAAAGAAGGctaaaaattgtagaaaagcCATTATGGGCACGCGTATGTGTCAAGAGCGGTAGACAGTGGGTAAATAAACTAGGCAATACGtgtttcaataatatttatacacagTCGTCAAATATTTGATTTGGACCAATAAAATGCCTGCACACTTACTTGTTATTGTCAAACTTTATCAACAAATCTTATAAATCACTTAATAAACGACTAATGTCATAAATGTAGattaaaaacataatatataacaaatctGGAATTTCTGAAAGCAACCCCTTATAATCAGCTAGTCAAACGAGGCATAGTCCGTACTTGTCGATAAATAGTAATAAAGCAATTACTTTTCTCATGTTATTACTACTACTTCTGggtatgtacatagtataagTATACTCTTTATGGTATATGACCTGGAATTTGATCTCCTCATCCACGTTCCAAGTGAAtcttcgtttatttattttatagttgcAGAAATCTTGTAAAAGTCAATTGAGACCCACTCGTTCAGAATGTGGCCAAAtcctattatttttattgcagttttTACGGTACGGAACAGAGCGAGAAACTACGATACAAGATACCATGAATTAATCTTACACTGGAACTATCCACTTGGCTTCGAACCTCTTATAGGTGGGATTATAATGAGACCCATTGTGAAACCAAAGGGGCAAAAATTCCCTTACTCTATCATGTGCTCCCCGAACCACCCTGTGgttttgatgaatttcatcaattggaaaaGTTTTACATGTGCAACTTCCGAGACAACGTCGAAACAACCGCGACGGATAGTTGCAATTCGTTTTCTATACAAAGCCTTGCATCCGCATAGTAGATGTTCTACTGTATCTTCTTCTATCTCTTGGCTGCTTCTACAGAAATTCATCTGTTTCACAATTACTCGAAATATCACTATATCCAGGAACCCATTACAGTTTTATCATGAAATAGGTTGTTAGTTCcactaatagatcaagacattcttttaCCATCTTCAATAAACTCGAAGAGGCTTTAATGATTTCAAATCCGCTTGGCTATCTGTAAGAATTAATATGGTATATCTCCTGTTATAAGCACTCTCTTTGTTAGCACAAGAATGCTTCCTTTAATTGATGTGATCTACTTATCTCTGCGCCCTTATCCTCTCGCTTGAAGGCAATATTGAGGGCCGAAGTTAAGTTCAACATATAATCTGAGTTATCTTATTCCCATGTTAGAgaaatcaattattttcctaTATCGATTTGTGTAGAATTCTTTAACTACCTTcggaacaatcggaatgaatcCGACTATCAATTTAATGGGCTTATTTGTGACTCATTAACTAATTATGCTGGCCTAGTAGCCAAAACAACAATAGTTTTTGACGATTTCCACTGAGGAGTGCGTTAGCGAGTCGATAGCGTAAACCTCGTGGATGTATTACATGAAATCCTAGTCCTAAGTCCTAAAATGTAATGTAGCCTTCTAAGATAAATTACATTGGTTTAAACGGGGAACGAACTGATTGGGCCTTATCACTGTAATCTTATTgcgtattaaataaatttttaatccaaatttAACTTCCGTGACCATGTAAGACGATAGGTTCCATTAGTATACAAACAGATCTATTATCACCTTCAAGATAAGCTCCAACGCTTAGTCCAATGTTCCATACTCTTATCATAAACatcggctgggatggccttcagtgccttcagcaaacttgtttctttttttgttacGGCTCATTTTTgtagcgccattcgctagattattCGACTGCTTCGACGTCATAtcttctgctatctctctgatgccaacacgatgattttcaaacactttttCTCAACGTTGTCgattttatcgtcattaacagaagCGGATAGACGTCTCGCATGAGACAAGTTTATGATGTCTTCACGACCTTACCTAAAGTAGATTACCCAAAACATTTCtgcaatattttaaagtattccATAGACTTGATTCCattataaacacaaaatttcaggAAAACTcattcttatatacatacatatgtatgtagctcaaGATAAGGGATTATTATAGAGTCTAAGCCTCTAAAAGTATCGGTCGCATATTTATCGTCGTGAGAATATATAGTCTACGGCTATCTGAAGATCCTCCTTAAGTGAGCCATATACAACAAAGCTTCAAGTAGGGAAACCCctaaataccatatatgtatataaatttgtataccctgaacagtatatattaagtttgccacaaagtttgtaacacccaaaaggaaacgtcggagacaatACCAACTAAATTATGTACAGGCGTATATGTTTAATTGATCAGCGTCACCAGCTGAGTTGAttgagccatgtccgtctgtctgtgtacatatacgaactagtctctcaacttttgagatatcgaccagaaaatttgcacacgttttTTATCACCTAGAAGCATacatctgccatacaaactgaaagatcggaatcaagcgctTGCATGGAAAGCATTTCATTTGACAcgatatcttcaagaaaattATGATTTATGATCATTATCCAAGACAGTAaagcaatctccgaagaaattgttcagattggtcCACTAAgacatatagctatcatataagctgaccgatcaaaatcaaaagaaaGATCTTttcatacccttttatgctataaggaatgcacctgtgaagggtattatagttgtATCAGGTTGATATTTTCCTTAATACCTCCGAACTTATTCAGTATACATTTTAAAAGCTgtatagcatatacataattttattatatattcgtcaaatcaaataataatgGCACTGTCTTATCGCATTGATAATGATGAGTCAGTTCAATGTTCATCACTTTAAAGAAGTTAAAATTACTTatgagtttatttataaatattaactaaaaCGACGATATTCAATATGCTGATTATTTCTGTTAGAAATATGAAGCTAGGACACATGTAAGAGAAAATGAACTGAGAACTTTTCTGGCGACGTCAGACCAACTTTCAAATTGGCCAGCTGTCAGTGTCATCACTTACCGCGCTTTACAGAGTATCTCAATAGAAAATAATGTTTAGACAATGCAGACTAAAAAACTGTATTCCCCAAATGGGAatgttaaaattgaaaaattgtactttataacatgataaaataaaacaaatgacgaaaaaaagagataaaaagTGCGGTAGTTAGTGGAAAAGACGTGAGTACGTTAGTCGTTGAATCTTTGCCAATAAATTTTGACACTGAAAAAACTCGCGTATCTCAGACCGGATATGGGCATATGAATGAAGCCACCATAAAATCAAACTACTATTAAGTTCGATTCTGACACGAGAAGCTTTACGGGTATTAGCTGGCTTGTTTGCTCGCAAGATCACCTACTAGTTTCTTTAATAGCTTGACTCAGAATGGTATAAGAGtctcttaatttaatttctgtGGTTTTACAAACACTTATTACTCACACAGGGGTTAATACATATggctttaaacttaaaaaatgcaCACGGtgctatttattaaaatatttcaaaatttattcgtTTTGCTGCTACATAATATAACTGTATTGCACCAACTTTTCAATTAATTCCAATTCACAATTGAGTCTGGATCCATTCCGCAAAGTGTGGGACATTCACGAACACTTCTGCATAACGTGAACCGCATGCGCCGACCACAAAGCTTGCGACACCAACCAAACGATTGTTGTAGACAACACCATTACCAGCATCGCCCAGACAACTGCCCTCCTTAAGATTATGCGCCAAGCAGAAAGTGGTCTCATCATGCTCGGGGAAACCTTTGGTGCACTCTTCCTCGCTGGCCACTGAGAATGCGACCGATTGCAATTTATATGGTGCCGCGCCAGACGACTGCTCACCCCAACCGGCAACAGATACCGCGGTGCTAACTGCTGGCGCTTGATTAGCGCTAGTGGCAATGGGAATTATGGAGATCCTGCTGCCCACTTGAACATCATTGCTCAACTTTATTACAGCGAGATCattgtttatgtatgtgtacgaAGGCTCTACGGCAATGGATTCAGCGTAGATGATCTTACCACCGGCAAACTGATTGACGCTGCCGACGCGCACAGAAACACGATTGGCGGCGACACTGTAGCGGAACAAAAATTATGGATTActgaaaatgtgtttaaaatttgtggggaaaatcaaaaaatcttCACTTAATCGAACTAACTTACACTTGACTGTTGTCGTCGACAACGCAATGCGCCGCCGTTAATATCTGTCGCAAACCAATAATGCTGCCACCGCACACATGCGCACTATCCAAACGCACCGAAACGGCAAAAGTGAACTGACCGGATGCAACATCCTCACCGCCCAAAATACGCTCCGTCAATGTCGTGGCTTGACAATTGGCGACGATGCCAGCGAAAGCGAGCGCGAGTAGCGCGaaatttacttttgaacacattgCGTTTGCACCGCTACCGAGTTACTGACACTGACCGAACTGGCCGGACCGGCAGTGTAATTATATGCAATGAATTGACGTGAAGATTTTCACACACTCGTACTTGAATTTGCCGATTGATTTTGTTATTGTCGTTTTCTCATTATTATCGGTAACGCTGTGTCGTTGTTAAATACTCGAATTGTTGAATTAATGACCCACTTTTATGGGAGCGTACGCTCGcttataactttattttaaaacccACATTTATTGCGCTTTATGCGCCTTGAGTTGGCACATATATTTGCGCCGACCGACTAATCTTATCGCTTATCGGTAGCTGAAAGTTGGTGTTTGATAAAGTTCGGGAATTTCGAacgataattgaaaaaataatcatatttaATGGTGATTACCACCGGGTAATAATACAAGCATTTCCACTATtccaatattgaaatatttccttttaatttgataaaaagAAAATGGTAGTCTGCTAAGTGTAGATGACGATTTCATTTTTCTAACAGACTGTGAGAATTTTGTAtatgaatttagaaaaaaaaaacaatcatagTAGATTGAAACCTTTTGgacttgaaaaattaaataacaaatatgaaagaaaaatttatttacgggCGATCTGAAGTCGAGAAGTGGAAGTGGGTTGAATTTTTAaaggttaaaaactatttatttcgatttccggcaaaattatgagtcctatagaaaaaagttagaTTACAAAGTTGTATGTAATGAAAAGATCTACTACCACTTTTGTATTAACACTCTTTTCCAATAAcgtcaaaatttatgtgaaaaattcaaaataaaccaaattttaggttttttttttttatcttgtttaaataatttttttctttcatgaaATTTGATGTAAACTTACTTTCTTATCTCTCAAATACattgtattttttcatttaaaatattaaggagGAAACGTTATTTCggcttaaaatcgaaaaaaccctaattttcattaaaaaaatctcaaaaccaaatttcagattttttaaaaaagttatatggcttTATGTTGTTTGAAATTTCTACTTTCTGATGGTATAAAAATGGTAAATTTgctcagaaaatgcaaaaaaattccCCTCAAAACGAGTCAAAACTGTTTTTTTCCAGCTGCTGCCACGAACTAATAGGTAgatgaaatgaaatatatattactaaaaaccggtgaaaattgagctctaagattccattacatacatacaacccaagctaataaaagcatattaaaaaAGCAGCTTTAAATCATTTTTCAGTGAGTATACTGAAGACAAAAACTATTGTTATCGACATTCTGCGGGGACTTACATTTCGGTTTAAGGTTTTAAATGGAAACAGGTATTTCTTGAAGCATTAGAGCTCGACATGTTGTGGCGTCAAGAAATGCTGTAAGTTACACAAAACGTCATCAGTTGCGGACAACGACTTGGAAATATACATAATGATAAATTACAGAGTTAAATGTAtcaatatttttccaatattatCTATCATATTATTTTTCGAAGTACCGCAAAAAAATCAATAGATTCTTCCCAGAACAGTTTCTCtacctttttatttgtttgacaATAGATTTTCAGCTTATAAACGTTCACAACCAAAGCTCTCGTATCTTAATCTAATCTAGAGAAGGCAGAATTAATGAGAGATCATTGTACAACAGAAGCAATAATAAAAGTTGAGCGAGGAAATATAACGATACATCTATCTGAAATCGAATTGTATATTCAACTTAATCCAAAAATTTCTCTCATCTTGAATATTTGATCAGCTGCCCGGTGTTCTATATAATTGCATTAAAAGTTCTATACAACTAAAAAACACGCTATATATTTGGCTAATATGCTCTTGATTATGCTGTTGTCATACAGATCTCTCCGTCCGTGTCAACTATTCTTTTgtatacaaagaaaaaattgtagaaTATAGCTCCCAAAGAGAAGGAAGTAGAGTTTATTACTATCTGAAGTGCAGAAGCTAGCTTCCTGCGCAAGGGATGCGAAAACCTTACGTAGGACCATAACAACTCAGTAAATGTGATTGGATTAATAAAATGAAGAAGATTTGAAAGAACAATATTTCAAATCTccaaagttataaatttttatagaattcGAATTTTCTCTGTATTTCGATCTTTCTTcgatctttaaatatttaatgctaACGAACAGGAACAGGAGTGTACTCTTATTTTTAACTCTGCTTTTGGATATTATCACTGCTTTTATATTAACATATcttccatttaaaattttaaatgcattatcGGACCCGACCTTATATATTGGTTGTGTAACCACAATTGCGCACAAAAACTCACACATATTAATGCAAATCGTCTAAGCTACAACTCTTGGTTATACtcaaaataccaacaacaagcAATGACGACACGTTGAATTGCTATAAAAAACCGCACATCcagaaacatttaa
The sequence above is drawn from the Bactrocera oleae isolate idBacOlea1 chromosome 5, idBacOlea1, whole genome shotgun sequence genome and encodes:
- the sphe gene encoding trypsin beta; this encodes MCSKVNFALLALAFAGIVANCQATTLTERILGGEDVASGQFTFAVSVRLDSAHVCGGSIIGLRQILTAAHCVVDDNSQVVAANRVSVRVGSVNQFAGGKIIYAESIAVEPSYTYINNDLAVIKLSNDVQVGSRISIIPIATSANQAPAVSTAVSVAGWGEQSSGAAPYKLQSVAFSVASEEECTKGFPEHDETTFCLAHNLKEGSCLGDAGNGVVYNNRLVGVASFVVGACGSRYAEVFVNVPHFAEWIQTQL